The Candidatus Cloacimonadota bacterium genome window below encodes:
- a CDS encoding prepilin-type N-terminal cleavage/methylation domain-containing protein codes for MLKFFRNNKGFTLVEVLVVVIIVAILAAIAVPIYMRYVEKARSTEAQSAISAIRTAYRVHRQTYGSTDNYNIEDALRDARLGRSTLRNWTFEAVGNPPVQFIATSTADFPGGEGRQVVYDEELSQFSGYGIDIYTDDDDDDF; via the coding sequence ATGTTAAAATTCTTTAGAAACAACAAAGGATTTACCTTAGTGGAAGTCCTCGTCGTGGTAATAATCGTTGCAATATTGGCAGCAATAGCAGTCCCGATTTATATGCGCTATGTAGAAAAAGCTCGTTCAACAGAGGCACAATCAGCAATTAGTGCTATCAGAACTGCTTATCGAGTTCACCGTCAAACTTATGGATCTACCGACAATTATAATATTGAAGATGCACTGCGTGATGCGAGATTAGGTAGATCGACTTTAAGAAACTGGACTTTTGAAGCCGTAGGGAATCCACCGGTACAATTTATAGCAACCTCAACGGCTGATTTTCCCGGCGGAGAGGGACGACAAGTAGTTTATGATGAAGAATTGTCACAGTTTTCAGGATACGGTATAGATATTTATACTGATGATGATGACGATGATTTTTAA
- a CDS encoding peptidyl-prolyl cis-trans isomerase, giving the protein MRNNNNSVKIFMTIFCLIAVFSSVVLLADNNQQQQETIFAEYRGGKITRADFDEEFQKIPHMYRARFSTLAGQKELLNSIIISRLFFFKAEELGIDQRDDVNDAIESALKDHYAMEFRKRDISDRVIIPQEEVSNYYEQSKDRFTENPNIVIRYIMPENAESAEKAKQALLAGEDFIDVMNSYSINSFSKRHQGVIRNIRGNSYIAGVGMDEELDEAITAAPLNTWIGPLTTETGIHIFQVTERIPQRVKPLDEVREEIISRLKPVKDLEMTQRIFKQLKDKYSVQIDNDLLESVNLPEARPDPERVDLLIATANIPDLQITVGDFVNHMRRVTQQERAQLSNPQYRKDLFDNLLMNNLFAFEAKQKGYGEFLKENLEAEQIRRNIILNHLFNELVVTQAIPTQEDIESHYNENIDRYTTNEQRTIQLFLFDNNRTARRAKNDAAKAYRNDNHDKITEVIGNSLFTENNGLIANIQRDPNIPRIGKDEIMHQVIWNTKVNEISEVTKNADDKYFFLKVLDEIPAHTFPLADAEERITFQLTRELRERKWAELQEELKAEYALVSYPERLAFMFSARELFDLAEEAMKRNRYREAIQYYDQIIDTYKNNDDDYKALFMKGFVMAEELQNPQEAVKIFQDVIRNYPAADLHESAEYMIKSIEEGFDVFDDLK; this is encoded by the coding sequence ATGAGAAACAATAACAACTCAGTCAAAATTTTTATGACAATTTTCTGTTTAATCGCTGTTTTCTCTTCAGTAGTACTTTTAGCTGACAACAATCAACAACAGCAAGAGACGATATTTGCAGAATATCGTGGCGGAAAAATTACTCGTGCAGATTTTGATGAAGAGTTTCAAAAAATTCCTCATATGTATCGTGCTCGTTTTTCAACTTTGGCCGGGCAAAAAGAGTTACTCAATTCTATAATAATATCTAGATTGTTTTTTTTTAAGGCAGAAGAACTTGGGATTGATCAGAGAGACGATGTTAATGACGCTATTGAAAGTGCTTTAAAAGATCATTATGCTATGGAATTTCGCAAGAGAGACATCTCTGATCGAGTTATTATTCCTCAAGAAGAAGTCTCTAATTATTATGAACAGAGTAAAGATCGTTTTACAGAAAATCCTAATATAGTGATAAGATATATTATGCCAGAAAATGCTGAAAGTGCTGAAAAAGCCAAACAAGCTTTACTCGCTGGAGAAGATTTTATCGACGTTATGAATAGTTATTCTATTAATAGCTTTTCTAAACGACATCAAGGAGTCATTCGTAATATTCGGGGCAATTCATATATCGCAGGGGTGGGTATGGATGAAGAGCTGGACGAAGCAATCACTGCCGCTCCCCTGAATACATGGATAGGACCTTTAACAACAGAAACTGGTATTCATATATTTCAGGTTACCGAAAGAATACCACAGAGAGTTAAACCTTTGGATGAGGTCAGAGAAGAGATTATTTCTCGTTTGAAACCTGTCAAAGATTTAGAAATGACACAAAGAATTTTTAAACAATTAAAGGACAAATATTCTGTGCAAATAGATAATGATCTCTTAGAATCGGTTAATTTACCAGAAGCAAGACCAGATCCGGAAAGAGTAGACCTACTCATTGCAACAGCAAATATACCTGATTTGCAAATCACTGTCGGTGATTTTGTCAATCATATGCGAAGAGTAACTCAACAAGAACGAGCACAGTTAAGCAATCCTCAATATCGTAAAGATCTTTTCGATAATTTACTGATGAATAATCTTTTTGCTTTCGAAGCAAAACAAAAAGGATATGGTGAATTTTTAAAGGAAAATCTTGAAGCAGAGCAAATCAGGCGTAATATCATTCTTAATCATCTTTTTAACGAATTAGTAGTAACCCAAGCAATCCCGACTCAAGAGGATATTGAATCTCATTATAATGAGAATATCGATCGTTATACGACCAATGAACAACGAACCATTCAGTTATTCTTATTCGATAATAATAGAACTGCCAGAAGAGCTAAAAACGATGCTGCAAAAGCATATAGAAATGATAACCATGATAAGATTACTGAAGTTATCGGTAATTCTTTATTTACTGAGAACAATGGTTTGATTGCCAATATACAACGTGATCCCAATATCCCTCGAATTGGGAAAGATGAAATTATGCATCAAGTTATCTGGAATACTAAGGTTAATGAAATAAGTGAAGTAACAAAAAATGCAGATGATAAATACTTCTTTCTAAAAGTTCTAGATGAAATACCTGCTCATACTTTCCCTCTGGCTGATGCTGAAGAACGTATTACTTTTCAATTAACCAGAGAGCTAAGAGAGAGAAAATGGGCTGAATTGCAGGAAGAGTTAAAGGCAGAATACGCTTTAGTTTCTTATCCGGAAAGATTAGCATTTATGTTTTCAGCGAGAGAACTGTTTGATTTAGCTGAAGAAGCAATGAAAAGAAATCGCTATAGAGAAGCAATTCAATATTATGATCAAATAATTGATACTTATAAGAATAATGATGACGATTATAAAGCTCTCTTTATGAAGGGTTTTGTCATGGCAGAGGAATTGCAGAATCCTCAAGAGGCAGTAAAAATATTTCAAGATGTTATTAGAAACTATCCCGCTGCCGATTTACACGAATCTGCAGAGTATATGATCAAATCAATAGAAGAAGGTTTTGACGTATTTGATGATCTGAAATAA
- a CDS encoding prepilin-type N-terminal cleavage/methylation domain-containing protein, which translates to MQKEQPEVSVSFDTISAKKARKEKKVLRVMGYVLREKTEDDRGKGSNTNKEQPEVCSRDKFFNRLLSNNRGLTLIEVLVSFAIIVFAVVGIYLALLYAETQINRNYHDRVATLLASGECNWQYHYRYFLTNREFDPFVARQVIIDEFPEADYPPLTGTMTMQIINNREHIDTAYYSFQTLQVQIVWIEPLLGERVMVVQEDFFW; encoded by the coding sequence ATGCAAAAAGAACAGCCGGAAGTCTCTGTATCCTTCGATACAATTTCCGCTAAAAAAGCAAGGAAAGAAAAAAAAGTGTTACGTGTTATGGGTTACGTGTTACGAGAAAAAACTGAGGATGACAGAGGAAAGGGCTCGAATACTAATAAAGAACAGCCGGAAGTCTGTTCCAGAGACAAGTTTTTCAACAGGTTATTATCTAATAACAGGGGTTTAACGCTTATAGAAGTTCTGGTTTCATTTGCAATAATTGTTTTTGCTGTTGTAGGAATATATTTAGCACTTTTATATGCAGAGACACAGATCAATCGTAATTATCACGACAGAGTAGCAACTCTATTGGCTTCAGGCGAATGTAACTGGCAATATCATTACAGATATTTTCTTACAAACCGGGAATTCGATCCATTTGTTGCACGCCAGGTAATAATAGATGAGTTTCCCGAAGCAGATTATCCACCTTTGACAGGCACGATGACCATGCAGATAATTAATAACAGAGAGCATATTGATACTGCCTATTACTCCTTTCAAACTTTGCAGGTACAAATCGTCTGGATTGAACCATTGCTTGGAGAAAGGGTAATGGTTGTTCAGGAGGACTTTTTCTGGTGA
- a CDS encoding prepilin-type N-terminal cleavage/methylation domain-containing protein: MFRIKAKERVSVKRIYGGKFIKGEDGFSLTEVIAAVAVSSILIILAALAIVSFFTKFKELSYFADLQQQAFEAIETMKYGYPVLDELNQYRFFGIGNAQTATLEALSGGWGAYSGIRCTHETSYDGHSFDYIRFFWDRYDKKIRVQGFYGGIYFSEQLFPKSGDDRIEVTYFNLTSNTGNPSTNIVKMELRAEIIISEEKRREVFYTTTISLGRH; this comes from the coding sequence ATGTTCAGGATCAAAGCAAAAGAGCGAGTTAGTGTGAAAAGGATATATGGCGGGAAATTTATCAAAGGTGAAGATGGTTTTTCCTTAACAGAAGTTATAGCTGCAGTTGCCGTTTCCAGTATTTTGATCATTTTAGCAGCTCTGGCGATAGTATCCTTTTTCACAAAATTCAAAGAGTTGAGTTACTTTGCAGATCTGCAACAACAGGCATTTGAAGCGATAGAGACCATGAAGTACGGATATCCCGTACTTGATGAACTTAATCAATATAGATTCTTTGGCATCGGCAATGCACAAACAGCAACTTTAGAAGCTTTAAGTGGTGGCTGGGGTGCTTATTCCGGGATAAGGTGTACTCATGAAACATCCTATGATGGACACTCTTTTGATTATATCAGGTTCTTCTGGGATAGATACGATAAAAAGATCCGTGTACAAGGGTTTTATGGTGGGATTTATTTCTCGGAACAATTGTTCCCTAAAAGCGGTGATGACAGAATTGAGGTTACCTATTTTAATTTAACGTCTAATACAGGGAATCCCAGCACTAATATCGTAAAAATGGAGTTAAGAGCTGAAATCATTATCTCTGAAGAAAAACGAAGAGAAGTTTTTTATACTACCACTATATCATTAGGACGACATTAA
- a CDS encoding type IV pilus twitching motility protein PilT, protein MTIQELLKFTSDAGASDLHISSGSVPMVRVHGQMKKLNLPKLSAEEVEKLIFGVMNEVQRELFLKNLEIDFSTKLSNDVRFRVNAFHQINGLACAFRVIPNEILNFEELHLPEILSKLALKNKGLILVTGPTGSGKSTTLATMIDVINDKKHCHIITIEDPIEFVHRSKNSLINQRELGHDTWSFTAALRSALREDPDVILVGEMRDLETVSLALTAAETGHLVLATLHTSSATKSIDRVIDMFPKEQQAQVRSMLSESLEAVVAQTLLPMKDGKGRVPALEIMIANVAVRNLIREEKTYQIPSVIQAGTKEGMQSLDQSLYNHVMNGLLDREVAEQVADNPKMFKSGAGF, encoded by the coding sequence TTGACAATACAGGAATTATTGAAATTTACATCGGATGCTGGAGCATCGGATCTTCATATTAGTTCTGGCTCAGTACCGATGGTCCGTGTACACGGTCAGATGAAAAAGTTGAATCTACCCAAATTATCTGCAGAAGAAGTAGAGAAATTGATCTTCGGTGTCATGAATGAGGTTCAGAGAGAACTCTTTTTGAAGAATCTGGAAATAGACTTTTCTACCAAGCTGAGCAATGATGTACGATTTAGAGTAAATGCATTTCATCAGATCAATGGTTTAGCATGTGCATTCAGAGTTATTCCCAACGAAATATTGAATTTCGAGGAGCTTCATTTACCAGAGATATTAAGTAAATTAGCTCTTAAAAACAAAGGGCTAATTCTGGTAACCGGTCCTACAGGGAGTGGTAAATCAACGACATTAGCAACAATGATAGATGTGATAAATGACAAAAAACATTGTCATATCATTACTATCGAAGACCCGATCGAGTTCGTGCACCGGAGTAAAAACTCTCTGATAAATCAGAGAGAGTTGGGACATGATACATGGTCTTTCACTGCCGCTTTACGTTCCGCACTTCGTGAAGACCCCGATGTAATTCTGGTCGGAGAGATGAGAGACCTGGAAACCGTCTCCCTGGCATTAACAGCCGCAGAAACCGGTCATCTGGTCTTGGCTACATTACATACAAGCTCAGCTACAAAGTCGATAGATCGTGTAATTGACATGTTTCCCAAAGAACAGCAAGCTCAGGTAAGATCTATGTTATCGGAATCCTTAGAAGCAGTCGTTGCCCAAACCCTGTTACCAATGAAAGACGGCAAGGGTCGAGTTCCAGCTTTAGAGATAATGATCGCAAATGTTGCAGTGAGAAATCTGATCAGGGAAGAAAAGACATATCAGATCCCTTCCGTAATTCAAGCCGGAACAAAAGAGGGTATGCAGTCACTTGATCAGTCACTTTACAACCATGTTATGAACGGTTTACTGGATAGAGAGGTAGCTGAACAGGTAGCAGATAATCCTAAGATGTTCAAATCGGGAGCTGGATTTTAG